Proteins encoded together in one Juglans regia cultivar Chandler chromosome 9, Walnut 2.0, whole genome shotgun sequence window:
- the LOC108994380 gene encoding pentatricopeptide repeat-containing protein At3g14580, mitochondrial yields MIPRSLFSLNTTKARHAIFASLLPRPTIIIRTPSSSTVLLPSSSSFSSISSCPVPPQDSHTLNRLNQKDWLATNEVLKFIEALEDPSSVITFLDRYAKRKDYKPNEALYTLVVDKLAQGKMFDAIEDVMHRIKAPKHRCRLSEDFFYNVIRVYGNVAGRVSKAIGTLFDMPNYNCWPAVRTFNFALNLLVSAKQFDLVHEVYMGAPKLGVEIDACCLNILIKGLCECGKLEDAFYVLDEFPKQRCKPNVRTFSTLMHALCERGKIEEAFGLLERMEKEGIFPDTITFNILISGLRKERRVEEGMELLERMKHKGCYPNSGSYQEILYGLLDSNKFVDAKEFMHRMISEGLNPSFESYKLIIRGLSKKSLLEDVDWALKQMVLQGFVPKMGMWKRILRSMFPVKSRYGSISCEEILEN; encoded by the coding sequence ATGATTCCTCGTTCTTTGTTTTCCCTCAATACTACGAAGGCCCGCCATGCAATCTTTGCGTCTCTCCTACCCCGCCCAACAATCATCATCCGAACCCCATCATCGTCTAcagttcttcttccttcttcttcttcgttctCTTCAATCTCTTCCTGTCCGGTTCCACCCCAAGATTCCCATACTCTCAATAGACTCAACCAGAAGGACTGGTTGGCGACAAACGAGGTTTTGAAATTCATCGAAGCCCTCGAAGACCCCAGCTCCGTGATCACTTTCTTGGACCGCTACGCAAAGCGAAAGGACTACAAACCCAATGAAGCTCTATACACTTTGGTCGTCGACAAACTAGCTCAGGGGAAAATGTTTGATGCCATTGAAGATGTCATGCACAGAATTAAAGCCCCAAAGCATCGTTGCCGTTTATCAGAAGACTTCTTCTACAATGTTATTAGGGTTTACGGCAATGTGGCTGGTCGTGTAAGCAAAGCGATCGGTACCCTTTTTGATATGCCAAACTACAATTGCTGGCCTGCAGTGAGAACCTTTAATTTTGCCCTGAACTTGCTTGTTTCCGCTAAACAGTTCGATCTCGTCCATGAGGTGTACATGGGTGCTCCTAAGTTGGGCGTCGAGATTGACGCTTGTTGTCTTAACATACTCATTAAGGGGCTGTGCGAGTGTGGGAAATTGGAGGACGCGTTTTACGTGCTCGATGAATTTCCGAAGCAAAGGTGTAAGCCGAACGTGAGGACATTCTCAACTCTAATGCACGCGTTGTGTGAGCGTGGGAAGATAGAGGAAGCATTCGGGTTACTTGAGAGGATGGAAAAGGAGGGGATTTTTCCAGACACGATCACATTCAATATTCTGATTTCAGGGCTCAGGAAAGAAAGGAGAGTTGAAGAGGGGATGGAGCTTCTGGAGAGAATGAAGCACAAGGGTTGTTATCCGAATTCTGGGTCTTATCAAGAGATTTTGTATGGTTTACTAGATAGCAACAAGTTTGTCGATGCAAAGGAGTTCATGCATCGGATGATCTCAGAGGGTTTAAATCCAAGTTTTGAGTCTTACAAGTTAATAATTCGTGGGTTATCCAAGAAAAGCCTTTTGGAGGATGTGGATTGGGCTTTGAAGCAGATGGTGCTCCAAGGTTTTGTACCAAAGATGGGGATGTGGAAGCGGATTCTCCGGAGCATGTTTCCAGTGAAGAGCAGATATGGCAGCATTTCTTGTGAAGAAATTTTAGAGAATTAG
- the LOC108994379 gene encoding C2 domain-containing protein At1g53590-like isoform X2: protein MEMFIMLHVGSVLLFLWLLSWFNWCHPIPYFVSLIYLYLVQEQYITRMRRKLQFEERKQADQRRVLSDSETVRWLNYAVERIWPICMEQIASQKILLPIIPWFLEKYKPWTAKKAVAQHLYLGRNPPMFTEMRVLHQSSDDDHLVMELGMNFLTADDMSAIIAVQLRKSLGFGMWAKLHITGMHVEGKVLIGVRFLHKWPFIGRLRVCFAEPPYFQMTVKPIFTHGLDVTEIPGIAGWLDKLLSLAFEQTLVEPNMLVVDMEKFASPQSEGWFSVDEKEPVAYARVEVIEGSDMKPSDPNGLADPYVKGQLGTYRFRTKIQKKTLAPKWHEEFKIPIFTWESANMLCIEVRDKDYFVDDTLGGCSVNISDLRDGQRHDGWFTLQNIKMGRLHLAITVLEDNKKETLSMEDKRNSFAETTDLKGSFSSVSSLKSPRVPDNFEPIDIDGQTETGIWVHHPGSEVSQRWEPRKGKSRRIDTKIHGEPNGSMNSFNASASGSLNINTSSTDENPDDKSPLKSVQRGLRKIGSVFHRTPRKEDQTGSSGVAVQSPHVNLRAVNSKEIGVKFVMEGNSCRNASGKNLNEENVTSPKESGPESPRKGNMKGMAKSILRQAGKSARGIKHVISREGSKNSRGDASVGTEREMTAVESDHSEDESCSSPGVERISSIPEATSSGCVFYPSDSEEHVVQTYSNEDHAMGIEGPNENESVEDLEKKEDKPGSHDQRDDGVEESLQPKLAGVDLEGDKIAFCLDCLKGSSELSHGGGIGRI from the exons ATGGAGATGTTCATAATGCTTCATGTAGGGTCGGTGCTGCTATTCCTTTGGTTGCTTTCTTGGTTCAATTGGTGCCATCCGATCCCCTATTTTGTGTCTCTGATATATCTCTATTTG GTTCAGGAGCAGTATATTACAAGAATGCGGAGGAAATTACAGTtcgaagaaagaaaacaagctGATCAGAGAAGG GTGCTTTCTGATTCTGAAACGGTGCGGTGGTTGAACTATGCAGTTGAAAGGATCTGGCCCATATGTATGGAACAGATTGCTTCACAGAAGATTCTCTTGCCCATCATACCATGGTTCTTGGAGAAGTACAAACCATGGACTGCT AAGAAAGCAGTGGCTCAGCACCTGTACTTGGGAAGAAACCCTCCTATGTTCACAGAAATGAGGGTTCTCCATCAGTCCTCTGATGATGACCACTTG GTTATGGAGCTGGGGATGAACTTTCTCACAGCTGATGATATGAGTGCAATAATTGCTGTGCAGCTAAGGAAAAGTTTGGGATTCGGAATGTGGGCAAAGTTGCATATAACAGGCATGCATGTTGAAGGCAAG GTCTTAATTGGGGTGAGGTTCCTTCACAAGTGGCCTTTCATTGGCCGTTTGCGGGTGTGCTTTGCTGAGCCTCCGTATTTTCAGATGACCGTCAAGCCTATCTTTACTCATGGTCTTGATGTTACAGAAATTCCAGGGATTGCTGGATGGCTA GATAAACTTTTGTCCCTTGCCTTTGAGCAGACACTTGTTGAG CCTAATATGCTGGTTGTTGACATGGAGAAATTTGCTTCGCCACAGTCAG AAGGTTGGTTCTCAGTGGATGAGAAGGAGCCTGTTGCTTATGCTAGAGTAGAAGTCATTGAAGGATCTGACATGAAGCCATCAGATCCAAATG GATTGGCTGATCCATACGTAAAAGGTCAATTGGGGACTTACAGATTCAGGACTAAGATTCAGAAGAAAACTCTGGCTCCAAAATGGCACGAGGAATTTAAGATCCCCATTTTTACATGGGAATCAGCCAATATGCTTTGTATTGAAGTTCGTGACAAGGACTATTTTGTTGATGACACACTtgg GGGCTGTTCTGTGAACATCAGTGATCTTAGGGATGGCCAGAGGCATGATGGATGGTTTACTCTTCAGAATATTAAAATGGGGAGGCTGCATCTGGCAATTACTGTGCTTGAAGACAATAAAAAG GAAACGTTGAGCATGGAAGATAAAAGAAACTCCTTTGCTGAGACTACTGACCTTAAAGGTTCTTTCTCATCTGTATCATCATTAAAGTCTCCAAGAGTGCCAGATAATTTTGAGCCCATTGATATAGATGGTCAAACAGAAACTGGGATATGGGTCCATCACCCGGGAAGTGAAGTTTCACAAAGATGGGAGCCTAGAAAAGGAAAGAGTCGACGCATTGATACTAAAATTCACGGCGAGCCGAATGGTTCCATGAACAGCTTTAATGCATCAGCATCTGGATCCCTTAACATCAATACCAGTAGCACTGATGAAAATCCTGATGATAAGAGTCCATTGAAATCGGTTCAGAGAGGCTTAAGAAAGATAGGTTCAGTATTTCACAGGACTCCCAGAAAGGAGGATCAAACGGGCAGCTCGGGGGTGGCTGTTCAATCTCCACATGTTAATCTTCGGGCAGTCAACTCGAAGGAGATTGGTGTGAAGTTTGTTATGGAAGGCAACAGTTGTAGAAATGCATCTGGTAAGAATCTCAATGAAGAGAATGTAACAAGTCCCAAAGAGAGTGGTCCGGAAAGCCCAAGGAAAGGAAACATGAAAGGTATGGCAAAGAGTATTTTAAGACAAGCTGGGAAATCTGCTCGTGGCATAAAGCATGTAATTTCCCGGGAAGGATCGAAAAACTCTCGAGGTGATGCATCGGTAGGGACAGAAAGAGAAATGACAGCGGTGGAGTCCGACCATTCTGAGGATGAATCATGTTCTTCCCCAGGAGTCGAAAGGATTTCATCAATTCCAGAGGCAACATCCTCTGGCTGCGTTTTTTATCCCTCAGACTCCGAGGAACATGTGGTTCAGACGTATTCAAATGAAGATCATGCAATGGGAATTGAAGGCCctaatgaaaatgaaagtgtTGAGGACTTGGAAAAGAAGGAAGACAAGCCTGGCAGCCATGACCAACGTGATGATGGGGTGGAAGAGTCCTTACAACCCAAGCTTGCTGGAGTGGATTTGGAAGGAGACAAGATAGCATTTTGCCTAGACTGTTTAAAAGGCAGCTCGGAGTTATCTCATGGTGGTGGAATAGGCAGAATTTAA
- the LOC108994379 gene encoding C2 domain-containing protein At1g53590-like isoform X1: MEMFIMLHVGSVLLFLWLLSWFNWCHPIPYFVSLIYLYLVQEQYITRMRRKLQFEERKQADQRRVLSDSETVRWLNYAVERIWPICMEQIASQKILLPIIPWFLEKYKPWTAKKAVAQHLYLGRNPPMFTEMRVLHQSSDDDHLVMELGMNFLTADDMSAIIAVQLRKSLGFGMWAKLHITGMHVEGKVLIGVRFLHKWPFIGRLRVCFAEPPYFQMTVKPIFTHGLDVTEIPGIAGWLDKLLSLAFEQTLVEPNMLVVDMEKFASPQSEGWFSVDEKEPVAYARVEVIEGSDMKPSDPNGLADPYVKGQLGTYRFRTKIQKKTLAPKWHEEFKIPIFTWESANMLCIEVRDKDYFVDDTLGGCSVNISDLRDGQRHDGWFTLQNIKMGRLHLAITVLEDNKKGDNHSCNQETLSMEDKRNSFAETTDLKGSFSSVSSLKSPRVPDNFEPIDIDGQTETGIWVHHPGSEVSQRWEPRKGKSRRIDTKIHGEPNGSMNSFNASASGSLNINTSSTDENPDDKSPLKSVQRGLRKIGSVFHRTPRKEDQTGSSGVAVQSPHVNLRAVNSKEIGVKFVMEGNSCRNASGKNLNEENVTSPKESGPESPRKGNMKGMAKSILRQAGKSARGIKHVISREGSKNSRGDASVGTEREMTAVESDHSEDESCSSPGVERISSIPEATSSGCVFYPSDSEEHVVQTYSNEDHAMGIEGPNENESVEDLEKKEDKPGSHDQRDDGVEESLQPKLAGVDLEGDKIAFCLDCLKGSSELSHGGGIGRI, encoded by the exons ATGGAGATGTTCATAATGCTTCATGTAGGGTCGGTGCTGCTATTCCTTTGGTTGCTTTCTTGGTTCAATTGGTGCCATCCGATCCCCTATTTTGTGTCTCTGATATATCTCTATTTG GTTCAGGAGCAGTATATTACAAGAATGCGGAGGAAATTACAGTtcgaagaaagaaaacaagctGATCAGAGAAGG GTGCTTTCTGATTCTGAAACGGTGCGGTGGTTGAACTATGCAGTTGAAAGGATCTGGCCCATATGTATGGAACAGATTGCTTCACAGAAGATTCTCTTGCCCATCATACCATGGTTCTTGGAGAAGTACAAACCATGGACTGCT AAGAAAGCAGTGGCTCAGCACCTGTACTTGGGAAGAAACCCTCCTATGTTCACAGAAATGAGGGTTCTCCATCAGTCCTCTGATGATGACCACTTG GTTATGGAGCTGGGGATGAACTTTCTCACAGCTGATGATATGAGTGCAATAATTGCTGTGCAGCTAAGGAAAAGTTTGGGATTCGGAATGTGGGCAAAGTTGCATATAACAGGCATGCATGTTGAAGGCAAG GTCTTAATTGGGGTGAGGTTCCTTCACAAGTGGCCTTTCATTGGCCGTTTGCGGGTGTGCTTTGCTGAGCCTCCGTATTTTCAGATGACCGTCAAGCCTATCTTTACTCATGGTCTTGATGTTACAGAAATTCCAGGGATTGCTGGATGGCTA GATAAACTTTTGTCCCTTGCCTTTGAGCAGACACTTGTTGAG CCTAATATGCTGGTTGTTGACATGGAGAAATTTGCTTCGCCACAGTCAG AAGGTTGGTTCTCAGTGGATGAGAAGGAGCCTGTTGCTTATGCTAGAGTAGAAGTCATTGAAGGATCTGACATGAAGCCATCAGATCCAAATG GATTGGCTGATCCATACGTAAAAGGTCAATTGGGGACTTACAGATTCAGGACTAAGATTCAGAAGAAAACTCTGGCTCCAAAATGGCACGAGGAATTTAAGATCCCCATTTTTACATGGGAATCAGCCAATATGCTTTGTATTGAAGTTCGTGACAAGGACTATTTTGTTGATGACACACTtgg GGGCTGTTCTGTGAACATCAGTGATCTTAGGGATGGCCAGAGGCATGATGGATGGTTTACTCTTCAGAATATTAAAATGGGGAGGCTGCATCTGGCAATTACTGTGCTTGAAGACAATAAAAAG GGGGATAACCATTCATGTAACCAGGAAACGTTGAGCATGGAAGATAAAAGAAACTCCTTTGCTGAGACTACTGACCTTAAAGGTTCTTTCTCATCTGTATCATCATTAAAGTCTCCAAGAGTGCCAGATAATTTTGAGCCCATTGATATAGATGGTCAAACAGAAACTGGGATATGGGTCCATCACCCGGGAAGTGAAGTTTCACAAAGATGGGAGCCTAGAAAAGGAAAGAGTCGACGCATTGATACTAAAATTCACGGCGAGCCGAATGGTTCCATGAACAGCTTTAATGCATCAGCATCTGGATCCCTTAACATCAATACCAGTAGCACTGATGAAAATCCTGATGATAAGAGTCCATTGAAATCGGTTCAGAGAGGCTTAAGAAAGATAGGTTCAGTATTTCACAGGACTCCCAGAAAGGAGGATCAAACGGGCAGCTCGGGGGTGGCTGTTCAATCTCCACATGTTAATCTTCGGGCAGTCAACTCGAAGGAGATTGGTGTGAAGTTTGTTATGGAAGGCAACAGTTGTAGAAATGCATCTGGTAAGAATCTCAATGAAGAGAATGTAACAAGTCCCAAAGAGAGTGGTCCGGAAAGCCCAAGGAAAGGAAACATGAAAGGTATGGCAAAGAGTATTTTAAGACAAGCTGGGAAATCTGCTCGTGGCATAAAGCATGTAATTTCCCGGGAAGGATCGAAAAACTCTCGAGGTGATGCATCGGTAGGGACAGAAAGAGAAATGACAGCGGTGGAGTCCGACCATTCTGAGGATGAATCATGTTCTTCCCCAGGAGTCGAAAGGATTTCATCAATTCCAGAGGCAACATCCTCTGGCTGCGTTTTTTATCCCTCAGACTCCGAGGAACATGTGGTTCAGACGTATTCAAATGAAGATCATGCAATGGGAATTGAAGGCCctaatgaaaatgaaagtgtTGAGGACTTGGAAAAGAAGGAAGACAAGCCTGGCAGCCATGACCAACGTGATGATGGGGTGGAAGAGTCCTTACAACCCAAGCTTGCTGGAGTGGATTTGGAAGGAGACAAGATAGCATTTTGCCTAGACTGTTTAAAAGGCAGCTCGGAGTTATCTCATGGTGGTGGAATAGGCAGAATTTAA